One Gelria sp. Kuro-4 DNA segment encodes these proteins:
- a CDS encoding D-alanyl-D-alanine carboxypeptidase family protein, with product MALLLFLSAAPREAGAFAPQVTADAAVLLDARTGTVLYGRTPYERRPPASTTKILTALVALEGGRLSDVVTVSPYASWTEGSSLYLRTGERLTLEELLWGALLESGNDACVAIAEHLAGSEEGFARLQNKKAWAIGAWDTHFVNPHGLPAPDHYTTAYDLATIARYALRNSKFQEIVRAREKVVSGPSGGRSFFSTNRLLWSYSGADGVKTGTTAEAGQCLVASATRGGRQLVAVVLHSDDRWSDAAALLDFGYTESRLLQPGKAGETVTVPLKNGLTPAVTARLAQDLYVVVPWQKVGRVEKSLEVQALKAPVERGSKVGEVVIRVEGETVTRADLIATQAVAARNPATVFLWRLYRPLLARLWGLHLL from the coding sequence TTGGCCCTCCTACTTTTTTTGTCCGCCGCACCGCGGGAGGCCGGGGCCTTTGCGCCCCAAGTCACGGCAGACGCAGCGGTTCTCCTTGATGCCCGCACGGGGACGGTCCTTTACGGACGAACCCCTTATGAGCGGCGGCCGCCCGCCAGCACGACCAAGATCTTAACCGCGTTGGTCGCCTTGGAGGGAGGACGGCTGAGCGATGTGGTGACGGTGAGTCCCTACGCCAGCTGGACGGAGGGCTCCTCGCTTTATTTGCGCACGGGCGAGAGGTTGACGCTGGAAGAACTGCTCTGGGGGGCGCTTTTGGAATCCGGAAACGACGCCTGCGTCGCCATCGCCGAACACCTGGCCGGAAGCGAGGAAGGCTTTGCCCGCCTGCAGAACAAGAAGGCGTGGGCCATTGGGGCCTGGGATACGCACTTTGTCAACCCCCACGGCCTCCCTGCTCCCGATCACTACACGACCGCTTACGACCTGGCCACCATCGCGCGCTACGCATTGCGCAACAGCAAGTTTCAAGAGATCGTCCGCGCCCGGGAAAAAGTGGTCAGCGGTCCCTCGGGCGGCCGCTCTTTTTTCAGCACCAACCGTCTTCTTTGGAGTTACAGCGGCGCCGACGGGGTAAAAACCGGCACCACGGCGGAGGCCGGCCAGTGCTTGGTTGCTTCGGCGACCCGGGGCGGGCGTCAACTGGTGGCGGTGGTCCTACACAGCGACGACCGGTGGAGTGACGCCGCTGCGCTCCTCGATTTTGGTTACACCGAAAGCCGCCTGCTGCAGCCGGGAAAGGCAGGGGAAACCGTAACCGTACCGCTCAAAAACGGCCTCACGCCTGCGGTAACGGCGCGTTTGGCGCAGGACCTCTACGTGGTTGTTCCCTGGCAAAAGGTGGGCCGGGTGGAAAAAAGCCTGGAAGTGCAGGCGCTGAAGGCTCCCGTCGAGCGGGGCAGCAAGGTCGGGGAGGTGGTCATTCGGGTCGAAGGAGAAACGGTCACCCGAGCAGATCTCATTGCCACCCAGGCGGTGGCGGCGCGCAATCCGGCGACCGTTTTTCTCTGGCGCCTCTACCGTCCCCTGCTTGCCAGGCTGTGGGGCCTCCATTTACTGTAG